In Silene latifolia isolate original U9 population chromosome X, ASM4854445v1, whole genome shotgun sequence, the following proteins share a genomic window:
- the LOC141622297 gene encoding homeobox-leucine zipper protein ATHB-16-like isoform X1, translating to MKRLCSSDSLGALISMCPASEEHMYSREYQSMLDGLDEEGCLEESGNKKRRLSVEQVKALEKNFEVENKLEPERKVKLAQELGLQPRQVAVWFQNRRARWKTKQLERDYGVLKANFDCLKHNYESLQHDRDSLLKEIKELNSKLNEENTESNKCVEEEAPMNNTKGIEPISPRPSLSAGSDDALVYTNQEGVEDFKDGPSESDSSAILNEDSHRLNASSFGSEFGQNAQQLLLMSPKSTSTECFSITDSRSERLGSTRNDTSNLYHPQFVKLEEHNFFSGEETCNFFSDEAAPTLHWDCPDQWT from the exons ATGAAGAGACTTTGTAGTTCAGATTCTCTTGGTGCCCTCATCTCCATGTGCCCTGCATCAG AGGAACATATGTACAGCAGAGAGTACCAATCAATGCTGGATGGTCTTGACGAAGAAGGGTGCTTAGAAGAATCCGGGAACAAAAAGCGACGGCTAAGCGTCGAACAAGTTAAGGCTTTAGAGAAGAATTTTGAAGTGGAAAACAAGCTTGAGCCAGAGAGGAAGGTCAAGCTCGCTCAAGAGTTGGGTTTGCAGCCTAGACAAGTTGCTGTTTGGTTCCAAAACCGGCGAGCCCGGTGGAAGACTAAACAGTTGGAAAGAGATTATGGTGTTCTTAAGGCCAACTTTGATTGTCTTAAGCATAATTATGAGTCATTACAGCATGACAGAGATTCCCTTCTTAAGGAG ATCAAAGAGCTAAATTCAAAACTGAATGAAGAGAACACAGAGAGCAACAAATGTGTCGAAGAAGAAGCTCCGATGAACAATACCAAAGGAATAGAACCAATTTCCCCGCGACCATCTTTAAGTGCAGGATCAGATGATGCACTGGTGTACACGAACCAAGAAGGGGTAGAAGATTTCAAAGACGGACCATCAGAAAGCGATTCAAGTGCAATCTTGAACGAAGACAGTCACAGGCTAAATGCATCCTCATTTGGTAGCGAGTTTGGCCAGAATGCACAGCAGCTATTACTGATGTCTCCGAAATCAACATCAACCGAATGCTTTAGCATCACAGACTCGAGATCAGAACGTTTAGGAAGTACCCGTAATGATACAAGTAATTTATATCATCCTCAATTTGTGAAATTGGAGGAACACAATTTTTTCAGTGGAGAAGAAACATGCAACTTCTTCTCTGATGAAGCAGCTCCTACACTCCACTGGGATTGCCCTGATCAGTGGACTTGA
- the LOC141622297 gene encoding homeobox-leucine zipper protein ATHB-5-like isoform X2: protein MNDAEEHMYSREYQSMLDGLDEEGCLEESGNKKRRLSVEQVKALEKNFEVENKLEPERKVKLAQELGLQPRQVAVWFQNRRARWKTKQLERDYGVLKANFDCLKHNYESLQHDRDSLLKEIKELNSKLNEENTESNKCVEEEAPMNNTKGIEPISPRPSLSAGSDDALVYTNQEGVEDFKDGPSESDSSAILNEDSHRLNASSFGSEFGQNAQQLLLMSPKSTSTECFSITDSRSERLGSTRNDTSNLYHPQFVKLEEHNFFSGEETCNFFSDEAAPTLHWDCPDQWT from the exons ATGAATGATGCAGAGGAACATATGTACAGCAGAGAGTACCAATCAATGCTGGATGGTCTTGACGAAGAAGGGTGCTTAGAAGAATCCGGGAACAAAAAGCGACGGCTAAGCGTCGAACAAGTTAAGGCTTTAGAGAAGAATTTTGAAGTGGAAAACAAGCTTGAGCCAGAGAGGAAGGTCAAGCTCGCTCAAGAGTTGGGTTTGCAGCCTAGACAAGTTGCTGTTTGGTTCCAAAACCGGCGAGCCCGGTGGAAGACTAAACAGTTGGAAAGAGATTATGGTGTTCTTAAGGCCAACTTTGATTGTCTTAAGCATAATTATGAGTCATTACAGCATGACAGAGATTCCCTTCTTAAGGAG ATCAAAGAGCTAAATTCAAAACTGAATGAAGAGAACACAGAGAGCAACAAATGTGTCGAAGAAGAAGCTCCGATGAACAATACCAAAGGAATAGAACCAATTTCCCCGCGACCATCTTTAAGTGCAGGATCAGATGATGCACTGGTGTACACGAACCAAGAAGGGGTAGAAGATTTCAAAGACGGACCATCAGAAAGCGATTCAAGTGCAATCTTGAACGAAGACAGTCACAGGCTAAATGCATCCTCATTTGGTAGCGAGTTTGGCCAGAATGCACAGCAGCTATTACTGATGTCTCCGAAATCAACATCAACCGAATGCTTTAGCATCACAGACTCGAGATCAGAACGTTTAGGAAGTACCCGTAATGATACAAGTAATTTATATCATCCTCAATTTGTGAAATTGGAGGAACACAATTTTTTCAGTGGAGAAGAAACATGCAACTTCTTCTCTGATGAAGCAGCTCCTACACTCCACTGGGATTGCCCTGATCAGTGGACTTGA
- the LOC141622297 gene encoding homeobox-leucine zipper protein ATHB-5-like isoform X3: MYSREYQSMLDGLDEEGCLEESGNKKRRLSVEQVKALEKNFEVENKLEPERKVKLAQELGLQPRQVAVWFQNRRARWKTKQLERDYGVLKANFDCLKHNYESLQHDRDSLLKEIKELNSKLNEENTESNKCVEEEAPMNNTKGIEPISPRPSLSAGSDDALVYTNQEGVEDFKDGPSESDSSAILNEDSHRLNASSFGSEFGQNAQQLLLMSPKSTSTECFSITDSRSERLGSTRNDTSNLYHPQFVKLEEHNFFSGEETCNFFSDEAAPTLHWDCPDQWT, from the exons ATGTACAGCAGAGAGTACCAATCAATGCTGGATGGTCTTGACGAAGAAGGGTGCTTAGAAGAATCCGGGAACAAAAAGCGACGGCTAAGCGTCGAACAAGTTAAGGCTTTAGAGAAGAATTTTGAAGTGGAAAACAAGCTTGAGCCAGAGAGGAAGGTCAAGCTCGCTCAAGAGTTGGGTTTGCAGCCTAGACAAGTTGCTGTTTGGTTCCAAAACCGGCGAGCCCGGTGGAAGACTAAACAGTTGGAAAGAGATTATGGTGTTCTTAAGGCCAACTTTGATTGTCTTAAGCATAATTATGAGTCATTACAGCATGACAGAGATTCCCTTCTTAAGGAG ATCAAAGAGCTAAATTCAAAACTGAATGAAGAGAACACAGAGAGCAACAAATGTGTCGAAGAAGAAGCTCCGATGAACAATACCAAAGGAATAGAACCAATTTCCCCGCGACCATCTTTAAGTGCAGGATCAGATGATGCACTGGTGTACACGAACCAAGAAGGGGTAGAAGATTTCAAAGACGGACCATCAGAAAGCGATTCAAGTGCAATCTTGAACGAAGACAGTCACAGGCTAAATGCATCCTCATTTGGTAGCGAGTTTGGCCAGAATGCACAGCAGCTATTACTGATGTCTCCGAAATCAACATCAACCGAATGCTTTAGCATCACAGACTCGAGATCAGAACGTTTAGGAAGTACCCGTAATGATACAAGTAATTTATATCATCCTCAATTTGTGAAATTGGAGGAACACAATTTTTTCAGTGGAGAAGAAACATGCAACTTCTTCTCTGATGAAGCAGCTCCTACACTCCACTGGGATTGCCCTGATCAGTGGACTTGA